ACAATGCATTAAATGCATTCTTCCGCACTTCTCTGTCTTTACTTTCCATAAATTTTATATAATTCCCATGTGTTATCTCAACTTCATTACCATCTTCATCTTTAATCACAGGAAATCTAATATCTGCATTGTCAAGCATTCTAAATACATTGCCTGGTGCTTCAGCCATAATTCCACTTTCAGCAAGTATCATTTCTTCACTTTCTGATAATGTATGCGGTTTATATCTTAAAAGATCTTCTAAAAAATGTCTATATACGCTGAAATCTTTATTTTTATCAATATAACTTTTCAGTGTACTCTCGTCAATTGATAATATTTCTGGGACAATAAAAGATGTTGCACTCGATACCTCGATACTAAGTCGCATTGCTTTATCTGCCAGTGCTTGATATTTTCCATTGCCATTGTCTTCATCCCTTTTCATTCTTGAAAAGACAAATAGCTTTTCCGTAATCATGCTAATTTCTTCATTTAATTTAAGTACATCTAAAAGGGCATTTTCATCTTTTATCTTTCCTTTATAATTTAAGATGTCATTTATTAATTTCTTAACATTGTCATAATCTTTATTCCAATCTTCATCATTTGCATATATATCCTCAAGCCTCCATTTATATTTATCATCAATATCCTTTCTATCTTTAAGCTTTTTATCCATTATAAACCTCCTCATTTATTCTCTTTAATTTTTAACTTTTTTAACATGTTTCCATTTGAGAGTGCGTTTTTAAAAGCATCTGCATCATTTTGCCCATTTTCACGGTTTTTAAGCACTTCTCTTAAAGTATTTTCTCCATACTTTTCTATAAGTAACACTACCAACTGGTTAACATCATCAATATTTATATTAGTATTACCTACTATGAAATTCCCTATATTATACATATTTAATTTCATATCACTAATCTTCCTTTAACAGTAACGCTCTGGCTGGTGCTGCCTCTGCTCTATCTATCTTCAATGGAGCTGCAAATAATGTATATTCTCCTTCTTCGATGTCTTTTAATCTCAATCCTTCAAGTATTGTTATATTATTGTTGAGCAAAATTTTATGTGTTTCATGGTTCTCTTGCGCTCTTTCAATCCCTAGAGAATCTATACCAACACCTATAACACTCTTTTCCTTAAGATATTCTGCGCCACTCATTTCAAGATATATAAACTCTAAGTTAAAAACCTCGTCAAAAGAATTTTTCGTCTTTAGTAAAATAAATTCGCCACTTTTTATATCCTTATTTTTTAAATCATCTACGGTGATTTTTTCATTTACATTTGTCATATCAAGAACTTTACATTTTGAAATAGCCTTATTTATATCATAGTTTTCAATTGTATCTCCACCCTCTATCATGTGAAGTGGTGCATCAAAATGTGTCCCTGTATGCATGTCCATACAAATTCTCGACTCATGAACTTTATCAGCAGGAAAATCCTTATTCACAATTAGATTAGGCCTTTTATCTAGTTTATTTTTATATACAGGCATATAATGGTTTATATTCATTGATATGTCATAAATTTTCATTATTAGAGCCTCCTATATTCCACCATTTAAAGTTGTCTTTTAAGATAAGCTTATCTGCCTCTATTGGTCCCCAAGTACCAGCTTCATAATTTGGAAAATTCGGTTTTTCATTTCTCCACACTTCTGCAATTTTATCAACGTATTTCCATGAGTACTCAACTTCATCCCATCGTGTAAAGAGTGTTGAATCACCTCTTAGAGCATCATATATCAATCTTTCATATGCTTCAGGTGAATTGCTGCCTACTTGGCAGTTCTGACAAAAATCCATTTGAACTGGAATTATTTTGTTAGAAGTGCCTGGCTTTTTGGCATTAAACTGTAAAAATACACCTTCTTCTGGTTGAATTTTTATAACTAATAAATTTGGTGTCAATCCACCATTTTCTTTAAAAAACAATATGCCCGGAAGAGGCTTAAACTGCACTATTATCTCCGTAGATTTAACCGGAAGTCTTTTCCCTGTTCTAATATAAAAAGGTACACCGGCCCACCTAAAGTTTTCTATATATATTTTTAAAGCGACATATGTTTCTGTATCTGAGTTAGGTTTGACCTTTTCTTCTTCTCTATATCCCTTGTATTGCCCTCTTATAGCATTTTTTAATACAAGTTCTGGGGTAAGTTCTTGTAGTGATTTTAACACTTTTACCTTTTCATCATGTATAGATTCAGTTGAAAGGTCTACAGGCGGTTCCATGGCTGTCAGTGTTATAAGCTGTAACATATGGTTTTGTACCATATCCCTTAATGCTCCGGCTTTTTCATAATAACCACCCCTATTTTCAATACCAACGGTTTCACTTGAGGATATTTGAATATTATCTACATACTTGTTATTCCAAACAGGTTCAAAAAAAACATTTGCAAATCGTATAACCATAATATTCTGGAGCATTTCTTTGCCGAGATAATGGTCAATCCTATAGGTATTTTTTTCTCTAAAAACTTCAGTTATCTTTTTATTAAGGTATTTAGCCGAATTCAAATCCTTCCCAAAAGGTTTTTCTATCATAACCCTCTGCCAGGACCTATTATTTTCAACCATGCCATGCTCATTTAATTTTTCGACTATAAGTTCAAAATACTCTGGTGCAACAGCCAAATAAAATATTCTATTACCATTTGTATTGTAATTATCATCCAGTTCACTTAATAATCCTTTCAAATGTGTATAACCATTATCATCGTGAAAGTCAAACTTTTGATAATAAATTTTATTCTTTAATACTTTCCAGACATTTTCATCTAATTCTATCCTTGAAAAATTCTTTATTGATTCGTAAACTTCATTGCGATATGACTCATTAGTTTTATCGCGTCTGCCAACTGATACAATACAAAAATTTTCTGGGAGGTTTTTTTCAAATAACAAATTATACAAAGCTGGCATTAACTTTCTATGTGTCAAGTCGCCAGTTCCGCCAAATATAACCATAATACTTGAAAACTCATTTAATGACATATTTGCCACCTTCTTTTACTTCTTTTCTACTGCGTGACCACCAAATTCATTTCTCAGTGCTGCAACAACTTTGCCAGCAAATGTATCATTTTCTTCTGAACGATATCTCATAAAAAGGGACTCTGCAATAACAGGTACTGAAACTTTTAGCTCTAAGGCTTCCTGAACAGTCCATAACCCTTCACCAGATGAATGCATAACGCCTTTTATTGCCTCTAATTTAGGATCTTTTTTGAATGCATCTATCATTAACTCCATTAACCAACCACGAATGACGGATCCATGATTCCATACTCTAGCTATCTCTTTATAATCAAAATCAAATTGACTCTTTTCAAGAACTTCAAAACCTTCCCCTATCGCTTGTAGCATTCCGTATTCAATCCCATTATGAACCATTTTAACAAAATGTCCTGTACCATTTTTTCCAGTATGTAAATAACCATTTTTTATACTAATATCTTTTATAATCGGTTCTATATATTTGAATACTTCATCTTCTGCGCCGACCATAGTACATGCACCATGTCTTGCTCCTTCTATCCCACCGCTTGTTCCAACATCAACAAAATCTACTCCTTTAGATTTAAGCATTTCATATCTTTTTAATGTATCTTTATAATATGAATTGCCACCATCAATTATAATATCATGTTCCTGTAAATGTGGTAAAATTTTATCAATCATTTCATCAACAGGACTGCCAGCTGGCACCATAAGCCATATAACTCTTCTTCTATCTAATTTATCTACTAATTCTTTTACACTATAAGCACCAGTAATGCCCACTTTTTCTGCTTCTTTTACTCTTTCTAATGTCCTGTTGTATGCAACAACCTCATGTCCATGGTCTCTCATATTTAATGCAAGATTATACCCCATTTTGCCAAGTCCAACAAGTCCTATTTTCATAAAATCACTCCTTAATAATAATTATTTTATGATATAATTTTTCTAAATAATATTATACTACTTTTTCCTAATTAAATAAAATATTAAAAGAAAAAGTAAGGTTTTAACCTCACTTTTAGTATTCTCTTAATATTTCTTTAATATAATATTATCTCCATTTCTATATTCAAAATAATTTTCGTTATAAGTAATAAATTCACCTGGTCCGTATATTTTTTTATTACTAAATAAATTTATTAAATCTCTTCCATTATCTATTTTATAAAGATTATCATCCTTAGGGGCTAAGAATATCTCATCTGGTTTTATAGGATTATCAATGTCTATTGGATGCCAGTCCTTTAAAGGATCATCGGCCTTCCCATAATAAATTTTTACTATCAAATTGTTTTTCAGTTTACCAACATATATATAATCACTGCTGTCGATACCAATTAAAGAATACTTTTCTTTGCTTAAATATATATCATTTTTACCATTCTTTATAATATGCACAATATTATTGGATGATTCATATATAAGGTTGTCTGTTTTTTGTGTTTCATACATCTTTTCAATCTTACTTACAGGTAACTTTATCTCTTTTACTTCTCCCATAATATTTATTTGAAATAGTTTATCATCTACGTTATTACCAGCTACATTAATATATATAATATTAGTTAAAGGAGAAACTGTCAAATCCGTTACATGGCTCTTATATGAATTATAAACAGTTTTATTTACACTATTGCTTTGGTCATTGTCAACATCATATGTTTCTATATTTAAATTTTCTACCTTTTTAATTAATTCTTTATGCAAATATAATACCCTATTTCTATCGCTAAGCCATTTGTAATAATCGATATCATTACCATCTATATATATAGATTTGACTATTTTAGAAGTTTTTGTATCTAAAATTATAAGTTCATTATTTAGAATATACGACAAATATTTTCCATCATATGAAGGTTTTATATTAGTAGCATTAGAAGGAATATTTACCTTTATCTCGTTTATTTCATTGCTATTGCTCGTATTTGTTGTAACAATCTTTTTAGTCTTAACCATTGCAGAATCTGTTAAAAAATAATTATTAACATAGAATAAAACTACAAATTGTAGCACAAATGATATTACTATCCAAATAGCAATTTTTCTTAGTATTTTCATATTATCCTCCTATTACTTGACAATGAACGTTGTAGGAACAGACCTTTCACCAAGTGTATCTGACGGATTATTAATTACTTTACCATTATAATACATAGTTGTCGATGAACCACCATCGAGATTTGCAGCGTTATATGCGTCGTAATTAAGCATTATCTCTTGTATGTCTTTCAATGTTGCTCCAATACTTTTTACTGTTCTTCCATCTAT
This portion of the Thermoanaerobacterium sp. RBIITD genome encodes:
- the zwf gene encoding glucose-6-phosphate dehydrogenase; its protein translation is MSLNEFSSIMVIFGGTGDLTHRKLMPALYNLLFEKNLPENFCIVSVGRRDKTNESYRNEVYESIKNFSRIELDENVWKVLKNKIYYQKFDFHDDNGYTHLKGLLSELDDNYNTNGNRIFYLAVAPEYFELIVEKLNEHGMVENNRSWQRVMIEKPFGKDLNSAKYLNKKITEVFREKNTYRIDHYLGKEMLQNIMVIRFANVFFEPVWNNKYVDNIQISSSETVGIENRGGYYEKAGALRDMVQNHMLQLITLTAMEPPVDLSTESIHDEKVKVLKSLQELTPELVLKNAIRGQYKGYREEEKVKPNSDTETYVALKIYIENFRWAGVPFYIRTGKRLPVKSTEIIVQFKPLPGILFFKENGGLTPNLLVIKIQPEEGVFLQFNAKKPGTSNKIIPVQMDFCQNCQVGSNSPEAYERLIYDALRGDSTLFTRWDEVEYSWKYVDKIAEVWRNEKPNFPNYEAGTWGPIEADKLILKDNFKWWNIGGSNNENL
- a CDS encoding cyclase family protein, with protein sequence MKIYDISMNINHYMPVYKNKLDKRPNLIVNKDFPADKVHESRICMDMHTGTHFDAPLHMIEGGDTIENYDINKAISKCKVLDMTNVNEKITVDDLKNKDIKSGEFILLKTKNSFDEVFNLEFIYLEMSGAEYLKEKSVIGVGIDSLGIERAQENHETHKILLNNNITILEGLRLKDIEEGEYTLFAAPLKIDRAEAAPARALLLKED
- the gnd gene encoding phosphogluconate dehydrogenase (NAD(+)-dependent, decarboxylating) codes for the protein MKIGLVGLGKMGYNLALNMRDHGHEVVAYNRTLERVKEAEKVGITGAYSVKELVDKLDRRRVIWLMVPAGSPVDEMIDKILPHLQEHDIIIDGGNSYYKDTLKRYEMLKSKGVDFVDVGTSGGIEGARHGACTMVGAEDEVFKYIEPIIKDISIKNGYLHTGKNGTGHFVKMVHNGIEYGMLQAIGEGFEVLEKSQFDFDYKEIARVWNHGSVIRGWLMELMIDAFKKDPKLEAIKGVMHSSGEGLWTVQEALELKVSVPVIAESLFMRYRSEENDTFAGKVVAALRNEFGGHAVEKK